From Campylobacter upsaliensis, the proteins below share one genomic window:
- a CDS encoding UPF0323 family lipoprotein — MSKIQKILKIGMISGLTAVAAGALVGCNDSTQASSESTQNAQQGAFVIIEETAPNQYKIKEQFPSAETRVVLQQLDGTERVLTKEEMDALIKEEAAKIDEGTSNLTKDNAQISSGGLSLGETLLASAAGAILGSWIGSKLFNNQNFANQQRGAFSNQSAYQRSMNSFNKAGTAGASKAGTKSGFFGGGSKSTTNNSNFGS, encoded by the coding sequence ATGTCAAAAATTCAAAAAATCCTCAAAATCGGTATGATAAGTGGTTTAACAGCCGTTGCTGCTGGGGCTTTGGTTGGCTGCAATGATTCAACTCAAGCTTCAAGTGAAAGCACACAAAACGCTCAACAAGGTGCTTTTGTCATTATAGAGGAAACAGCTCCTAATCAATACAAAATCAAAGAGCAGTTTCCAAGTGCTGAAACTAGAGTTGTTTTACAGCAGCTTGATGGAACGGAAAGAGTTTTAACTAAAGAAGAAATGGACGCTCTTATTAAGGAAGAGGCAGCGAAAATAGATGAGGGAACTTCAAATTTAACCAAAGATAACGCTCAAATAAGTAGTGGAGGCTTAAGTCTTGGAGAAACATTGCTAGCAAGTGCGGCGGGAGCAATTTTGGGTAGCTGGATAGGCTCAAAGCTTTTTAATAATCAAAATTTTGCAAATCAGCAAAGAGGAGCTTTTTCAAATCAAAGTGCTTATCAAAGAAGTATGAATAGTTTTAATAAAGCTGGAACAGCAGGTGCTAGTAAGGCTGGAACAAAATCGGGCTTTTTTGGTGGTGGTTCAAAATCAACAACAAACAATTCAAATTTTGGCTCATAA
- the rpsU gene encoding 30S ribosomal protein S21, which translates to MPGIKVHPNESFDEAYRKFKKQVDRNLVVTEVRARRFFEPMTEIRKKQKISARKKMLKRLYMLRRYESRL; encoded by the coding sequence GTGCCAGGTATTAAGGTGCATCCTAACGAGTCTTTTGATGAAGCGTATCGCAAATTCAAAAAACAAGTTGATAGAAATCTTGTTGTAACTGAAGTGAGAGCAAGAAGGTTTTTTGAGCCTATGACTGAAATTCGTAAAAAGCAAAAAATTTCAGCTCGTAAAAAAATGCTTAAGAGACTTTATATGCTAAGACGCTACGAATCAAGACTTTAA